A portion of the Phycodurus eques isolate BA_2022a chromosome 3, UOR_Pequ_1.1, whole genome shotgun sequence genome contains these proteins:
- the si:ch211-113d22.2 gene encoding uncharacterized protein si:ch211-113d22.2, whose protein sequence is MPRVAFQGLTRPTWMSPPLRHCLVSSARSVDMPSAAMKAPLVLLLVLALAGHSDALRCHTCAASSEDDCNKQGSASCPQYADACATITGPNTVLKSCTYKAFCDKAHGSNSAAKMECCYGDNCNGPYRSHSQGDPHHNGTPALSRSRVVLLLSAVLLRLAAFSHM, encoded by the exons ATGCCACGAGTCGCATTCCAAGGTCTAACTCGTCCAACTTGGATGTCCCCGCCTCTCCGTCACTGCCTCGTCTCATCCGCTCGTTCTGTGGACATGCCGTCTGCTGCCATGAAGGCTCCTCTCGTCCTGCTGCTGGTCCTCGCTCTGGCTGGCCACA GCGACGCCCTCAGATGCCACACGTGCGCGGCATCCAGCGAGGATGACTGCAACAAGCAGggctccgcctcctgcccgcagtacGCCGATGCCTGCGCCACCATCACTGGACCCA ATACCGTGCTCAAGTCGTGCACCTACAAGGCTTTCTGCGACAAAGCTCACGGGAGCAACTCTGCGGCCAAGATGGAGTGTTGCTACGGCGACAACTGTAACGGTCCGTACAGGAGCCACAGTCAAGGAGACCCGCACCACAACGGCACGCCAGCGCTGTCCCGCAGCCGTGTCGTCCTGCTGCTCAGTGCCGTGCTCCTGCGTCTCGCGGCCTTTAGCCACATGTAA